The genomic stretch TTTAATTTTGTCTGTTCTGTGTAGCTGCTTGgcctttttatttctcctaCAACAATGCTCAGGTGTGTTCCATGGCTCCTGGGTGCTGttctcacagcagccatggTCCTCCCTTTCACCTCAATGCAGCTTCAAATAagatataaaaaagaaaaatctcagtaCATTTTGCCATGTACCTTTGGGGAGTCACAAACCTGGCTCTGGTCCCAACACTCAGCACATCCAAGGGCTGTTAAAACTCTTGCAGAGTAAATCAAAACCTACTCCTGACTCCAGTTTCTCTGTTGAGGCTGATGAGTGGAACATGTGCTTTAAACTGCTCCAAAAGGTACCCTTGCCCTCCCTCTGTGGACACAGCTGACAACTTCCTTAATTTCAAGCCTCCAGCCATCTAAAATGCTAATTAGAGCACTTAAAAGAATTTGAGTCTTCCTTTGGAGATATGTTAACAAAATCATCAAAGCACTaactgtatttttcttctaaCTTTTCCGTCCCCTCAGGGCACAGATCTCTCTCTGCCAGGTTACAAAAAGCAGTTCTCTGGATTCCAGAAATCAGCTCCCAGTTGCAGTTTTACCCATAAACGTTTCCTTAGCCACCAGCATCTTCAACAGGCTGTTTGCATCAGTAAAGGTAAAGATCTCTGTCAGCTTTTCCCTGGCTAGATTACTGACTGGGAATGTAAGGAGCATGTAATCAGTTTATACACAAAGCAGGGATGATGTTCAGCAGCAGATTTAGGGAGCAGTCAGGGTCGTTGCTGGGGAAGGCCATTaagcaaatatatatatacacacatgtatGAACTTGAGTGTTTGATGAGGTTCCACTGACCTCATTAGAATTGTTTGTGTGAACTCAGTCCAACTGCTGTGGTAAGTACCAAGAACTCATCTGGTTTTCTCTGCTAAACAGAAATTATTCGCATTATCACTTTTAATATTCTGGTTTTTAGACtactatttttaattaaactgtGGGGCTGAGCTTTTCTGCCACTGAAGTTACAGCAAAGGTAGGAATTGAGCTGAGCCTTGCAGCTCCCCATTCTATTTAGGTTGATACTGGCatataaaatcacagaatcatttaggttggaaaaggcctccaaCATCAAGTCCAAAATTTGAGTGATCACTACCCTATCGACTAAACCATAGtactaagtgccacatctagtTTCTtgaacacccccagggatgctgACTCTCCCACCTCCCTGAACAGCCTGTTCCAATATTTAataaccctttccatgaagaaacaCTTCCTGAAGAAGTCCAATCTGAACCTATATCTGAAAGTGAGGAGCAACATTGCAGTGTAAATATTGTGACATTGCAGAGTCTAAAAGTTGTGAGAGACATGAATAAAAATGGCACCTATAAGATGATTTATTCTGCTTCATTTTGAATTTCCTTCTTCTATTTCCAGCTTCTGTAGCTAAATTAATTCAGAAGCAACTGTAACTTAAATGAAAGTCTGAAACTTGTGTATGTATCATAGATTGACAATTATTTCCCCCAAGACTCTTCTTTACTCagtgttttcttcttctcccttCAGGCCCAATTAAAATATCTGCAGTGCATTGCAATTTCCTGTCTTGTCCTTGCAGCAGAAACCAATGAATATGAGGTCTGTGTGTTTCATTTTAAACACACTAAAAGTTGTTCATGTTTCCAGATCTTTCATCAACTTGAACATAATGAATGAAGGAGTGCTAATTTGTTTACCCTAAGTAGTCCTAAAGAGGTGAGAGTAGCATTTTCAATCCTGTTTCATTGTTGCTCCAAAGAATTGTGACCTTTATGGATGACTTGTTTTTGTTTATGTCATGGATGTGTTTCTGtcctgtccccaaacccctctcCTCTTTTCAGAATCCTTGGCTCACAGTAGAGCTTAGTCTGAGGGGACAGTCAAGATGCCCATCAGAACGTAATTCCCCTTCCTCctgggagggcacagcaggTGTGACAGAGCAGAGTTTGCTTGGAGCCAAAACTGGTTTCTGAACCCAGTGAGGAACTGACTCATGTCTGCACCTCAAGATTAGAAAATAAAGTCAGCAGCCAGTGAGAAATTACACAGGATAGCTCTCATGGCAAATACACTTCTGCAGGCATTTACAAGCATTAGCTAAAAGCATTTCGGATTGCAGTCCTgctcctttcttccttctgctttgcaaaagaagaggaaaggcaggagctggagtcagACATACACATCTCTTCAAACAGCCACTGTAGTAGTGAAATGTTCTTCACAGCCTTTCTTAGGTGGTGTTACACTGATGTTATTGTTCTTTTCCTCTCAGCTACATAGAATAAGCTGTGTCAATGACCACAGGAAACAAGACATCCACAGCAGGCCTTGTAAAACAGTCTGACAGAAGCCTCCTCAGAGCAAAACCAGTGGTAGCAGGGAAGGAGCATCACTGATGCCACACTGGGGAGGCCCCTGGCCATCATCCTTGCTGTGGGCTggatctgcagcagctgccctgggctgagcagggaccaCCCTTCATTTAGGATGGGAGGTACCTAGGACAGGATCTTCTGAATGAGCATTCTGCTTAACATAAACTTGTGTAAACTTGTCAGATCCCTTCACAATAcagagaaacacacacagcactgtATAGGACgttggtttctttattttttttttaatttttaaaaattttttacaGGTAATACCATCAGTGCAGACGCtagcagtgcagagcagatgTAAACACTCTCCAGCCGAGATCTTGAGAATGGAAAGAATTATACTGGATAAGCTTCAGTGGGATCTTTACACAGAAACACCAATGGATCTCTTAAACATTGTAAGCACTATGTTTTgcaatgttttttctttaaagaaacaaCTCCTTATCAAATAAGACTAAAAAAcacagatgcacacacacacacccacccaCACATCCTTCCCAAGATTCTTGGCAAACTACCTATTCCTACCTATCTTCAAGCCTTTTAAAGAATATTAcagtaataatatttttaaaattttttaaaattttctactATTTAAAACCTTCTATTTTGCTCAAAAAAATTTACTCTTGTCTTTATAGGAGAACTGAAAGGACATTAAAAAGATTCTCATAATGCACTATAtgccttctttattttttttttaaatacaagctgcaaaaatatttctaactATTTCCCTTCTCTTAATACTGTACATACAAAGCTGTCAGAGTTTTGCTACATTTCCCACATAGGTTTTTTCTTTaaccattttccttttcatcccACTAATTATTCATTTATGCAATGAGACTACCCTGGTCTGGCACTTAGTTCACATTGCAGTTACTAAACATTTAATAGAAACAATGAATTGTCTTCAAGAAACGATCATGTACTAGTAAGGCAAAATTCATGTGATATGAACATATCCTGGATccctattttaaaattatgtgcAAATATTAAGCCATTTTAGGCTGCTGATTGTGAAAACTGCCTTTCGTAGGTGCTTGTTTCCTTGGTGAATTCAGAGTTCAGTATTACTGGTTTTACTGGATTTGGAGCTGCTGTCCTGAACTGAATCTCCTGGACAGCAATCTGAATAATGTAGAAATCTCAGAAATTGTTAGGAAACATAGACCTTGTACATTCATTATCACCTCAGAAAAACAGTTCAATGGTTGGCAAGTACgaacacaaaacacaaaaaaaaggtGGGGGAAGCCTTCAGGTTTCCTGATATGAGATGAAATTCATCTGTACTTCAGGGTGATGACATGAAAACATATAAACTTCACTaacctctgcttttcttttcatatatatatatgtgtgtatatatatatgtacacttGGTCTTCTCTGCAGTTCCATGCCATGGTGATGTCCAGCTGGCCCCATCTCCCACCCAGACTGCCTCAGAGGAATCCTTCCCTCCACGTTGCACTCTTGaccaagcagctgcagcactgtaTGGCCTGCCACCAACTTGTGCAGTTTAAGGGCTCCACGTTGGTTTTGGTGATCATCACCTTGGAGCTGGAGAGGCAGACTCCTGGTTGGTTTGTTGTTACTACTGATCTGCTAAAAAAAGCACAGGTAGGAAGCAAAATGGCCTTTGGTCATCACAAATCCTGAAGGCAGGACATGATAAAGAATAAAGGCACGTGTATTTACAGCCAGTATTGcacttcagcagctcctgagacTTGTGTTCTTgtcctgcctttgctgcagaCCTTGCTGGTGCTAACAAAAGGGAACAAAAGTGCAGTTCAGGGGTGGGACTGAGGAGAGGGACATCCCTTTGGCAGGGTAGGGAGGGTTCCAAATTCTTGGCCACAGATAGCTGCCTGCATCCTGAGCCAGGAGAAATTCTCTCATGATGGGAGAGTCTGAGAGCACCTAGAAATCTGCCCAGTTTCCTCAGCCTCCCTCTGAACACTGAGAAAACTTTTTAGTATAGTCACATAGCTCTAAAAATATAACCAGTTTGACTTCTAATGATTCAAGACaagctgtatttatttttcctttttttttttttttaagcttttcccTGGTTTCATAGAACACATGCCTTTTAAGAAAGCACACTTAGAAGGGTAAAGACCCAGGCTGCCAGCTTGTCATCCACCCATTTTGAGGTCTTGAATTTGTCTGAAATAACCTGgcctcctgctgtccctcctgcctgctgttTCCTGCAAAGAGGAAGCAATTGCCCACGTTCTGTGTAGTAGAAGGGGTAGTCATAGTTATAGGAGTAGTTATCAGGAGCTCCTGGATAAGTGTTTTCCATCAGGATCAGCAGCATATTGCTGAGGCATGCAGCATGTCCCTACCCTCCCCTGATTACAaagtgacaggagcagtggccaGACAAGAGAGTCACATATCCAGAACTTAAAATAAATCTGCATCTTTCTTTACAGGTGAACAGCACTGAATTCATGCACTGCAAAGAGCTTGTGGATCTGGAGTTAACATGCTTGCAGGCACCCAATTCCCCAATTCTGTTAATATTTCCTATCCCATCAGCCAAGCTGTGCGGGGCCATCCCGAGGCAAGGCTACCCTGCCAGCCCCTTCTGAATGGCAGAGTTCCCAACAAGGGAGGCTGAGGGCTGCTGTAGCCCAGCCTGTTTCAGCCCCTCTCACACCTACTACAGCCCAAATTCCTGATCAAACCCCTGAGACTGAAGAATGCTGAGATGGATTCACTCCTGCACAGTGAGGGTGGGGATGTGAGTGCTGGGAGGATGAACACAGAAGGATCCTGCCCTCAactgagctgctcctgtcctccCTTACAGCCACCCAGAAAGGATTTATGGAGAATTACTGCCTTGGAAGCAGCACCTGCAGAACCAGCAGGTCCCAACAAACAGAACAGCCAGAAAAACAGGGCAAAAGTATCACTGTGCTTCTCAGAGGCCAAAGACACTTGGTATTATCAGTCTATTTTTATGTCCTCCCTAAGCAGTATGTGCTACCCCTCACTTTTAAGATTATGTAAAGACAGAAAGCTGGGGAGAGAAGGGACTTGGTCAcagtcctgcagcccagggttcCAGTTGGCAGGCAGCTACAAACTTCATGGAGAACCAAATGCCTcagagtttatttttaaaatagccaTGATGAAGTTTGACAGATTGAGCCTTTCATCCAGCTCACGCCATTGTTCTCTCATTAGAGCTGATCTGGCTCTGCCCATGGGAGCtgaacaggagctgctgctgtcgAGGAATGGGCAGcccccactgctgcctctgcaagAGATCCCAGATGGAACCAAGGCTTTCATTCAGCACTGAGAAGCTTGAATGAAAACTCCAGTTTTCCTTAAGGCCTTACCTTGCAGTCCAGGGCTGGGATCTGTGCTTTTTCCTGGTTAGGCCATTACAGACTCTGTCACAGTTCCTATGAAATGTGGGAAATCACTTCTTGTCTACAATCACCATTGCCTTGAGCTCTCACCAACCAGCACATGCTGGTcggggtttttaaaatttattctgtCTTACCAGCCTAGACAAAATAAAATGCCTGTAATAATTCCCCTCCACCACTACAACCACATTATTTCTTACAAATTGCTTCATCTTCATAGCAAACTAGTTTCACAAAGGTCAGAATAAACCACTCTTGCACTTTTAAAAACCAGCTTCACAAATCCTTTTAAATTAGTGGAGGTTTTGTTTTAACCAATAGGCATTTTTAGGTGATTGTTACCCTAGTTTGAGGGTATATTCCAGCCAGTATGGGATGGGTAACAGCACCACACCTGCCATCCTGTCACAGAACAGGAGGGGGTTCATATGGACTGGCACAGGCTAAATACTGAGCAGGTGCCTCATGTAATGACAGGATAAATAACTGTGAGACAGAGATGGGACAGGAGCAAGGAGACAAAGCTGTGCAACTGCAGAACTCGTCAGTGCAAGAAGAACATTGCTGGCCTTCCCCCCTTCTTCATTGTCTGATCTTGTAGGAGAGGAATTCCTGCACTAACCATGCAGGACTGATGTGCTGAGCAGCTGTTCATGCTTTCTCAAATGTTAAATTTGCCAGAGTGAgctctgggtgtgcagggagaaAGCCATGCAGCTCTTGAAACCACAAAGGAGGCCCTCAAGTGTTCCAGTAACATCCAGTAATGGAGACTTAGTGCAAATAACCTGTGTGAACAGACATGAGTTGAACCAGCAGTGAAAGCCACAGAATTCCCTTGAGCCAGGTCAAAGCTACCTCAGGCTGTTGATGCTGTGGTGAGGGAAGGCCCTGCCCAggcctgggatgctgcaggagcaggactTGGGGCTGGTTTAGGCCACATGATGTTTGTGAGGCCCCCACATACTCAGGGTCAGGCAGCAGCATGTTTGGAACATGGTATTTACTCATGCTACCACAGGAAAGGTTCTCATTTAATGCTAGGGCTCTTCCCTCCCCCTGAGCATT from Melospiza georgiana isolate bMelGeo1 chromosome 15, bMelGeo1.pri, whole genome shotgun sequence encodes the following:
- the LOC131090027 gene encoding LOW QUALITY PROTEIN: cyclin-I-like (The sequence of the model RefSeq protein was modified relative to this genomic sequence to represent the inferred CDS: inserted 2 bases in 2 codons; substituted 1 base at 1 genomic stop codon); its protein translation is MWTELVYTSPTKLTGVSQGGHTPETGSNSCHEVSWTYREVTTCLFFLENALAREASIWKVPVFQNPTVKGTDLSLPGYXKAVLWIPEISSQLQFYPXTFXLATSIFNRLFASVKAQLKYLQCIAISCLVLAAETNEYEVIPSVQTLAVQSRCKHSPAEILRMERIILDKLQWDLYTETPMDLLNIFHAMVMSSWPHLPPRLPQRNPSLHVALLTKQLQHCMACHQLVQFKGSTLVLVIITLELERQTPGWFVVTTDLLKKAQVNSTEFMHCKELVDLELTCLQAPNSPILLIFPIPSAKLCGAIPRQGYPASPF